One window of Oncorhynchus masou masou isolate Uvic2021 chromosome 33, UVic_Omas_1.1, whole genome shotgun sequence genomic DNA carries:
- the si:ch73-70k4.1 gene encoding uncharacterized protein si:ch73-70k4.1, whose translation MKRLQLPANQVDATSSTSDSFTAAPMEEAEGEKREEGLSGMGRADWVAGKGGGGRAMQSCPMCLVPFPAGFTQMDCDSHLAKCLSEMTLDMTW comes from the exons atgaagaggCTGCAGCTACCTGCAAACCAGGTGGATGCCACGTCCTCTACCTCTGACAGCTTCACTGCTGCTCCCATGGAGGAGGcggagggggagaaaagggagGAAGGGTTGTCTGGGATGGGCAGAGCTGATTGGGTTGCTggcaaaggaggaggaggaagggcaaTGCAGAGCTGCCCCATGTGCCTGGTGCCGTTTCCAGCTGG gttcactCAGATGGACTGTGACAGCCACCTGGCCAAGTGTCTGTCGGAGATGACCCTCGACATgacctggtga